In one Mucilaginibacter sp. PAMB04168 genomic region, the following are encoded:
- the gldB gene encoding gliding motility lipoprotein GldB, giving the protein MTILYSGKLKQFYALFLAATLITACEQDKNKVDISNIKLEVHIERFDHDFDMLRTRPMPQQVTVLQKKYGDFYQDYIERILEVGNIADTSYFADLRQVVSGKPYMDLKHEVDSVYPNLDKQEEGLTDAFKRIKYYFPAKQLPKVYAYFSGFQAQTTLGNGYFGVGLDMFLGAKSKFYPALVNTFPHYLSRRFTPDNMVPRIIEGIIREDMFPESGNDKSLLAKMIYEGKMMYLMDQLLPDVPDTTKIGYTRQQLEWCQAFESNVWGYFLEENLLYETDYIKLQKYLNEAPFTPGLGEKNESAPKLAVWTGWRIVRQYMIKHPDTTLQQLLAMTDAQKVLNDAGYHPK; this is encoded by the coding sequence ATGACGATACTCTACAGCGGCAAATTAAAACAATTTTATGCGCTTTTTTTAGCGGCAACTTTGATAACGGCTTGCGAGCAGGACAAGAATAAGGTTGATATCAGCAACATTAAGCTCGAAGTACATATTGAGCGTTTTGATCACGACTTTGATATGCTCCGCACCCGGCCCATGCCGCAACAGGTTACCGTACTTCAAAAAAAATATGGCGATTTTTACCAGGATTACATAGAACGCATACTGGAAGTGGGCAACATTGCTGATACCAGCTACTTTGCCGACCTCCGGCAGGTGGTTAGCGGAAAGCCATACATGGATCTGAAACATGAGGTTGACTCGGTTTATCCTAACCTGGATAAGCAAGAAGAAGGGTTGACCGATGCTTTCAAACGTATTAAATATTATTTTCCGGCTAAACAACTGCCAAAAGTATATGCTTACTTTTCAGGTTTTCAGGCGCAAACCACATTGGGGAATGGTTATTTTGGAGTAGGGCTCGATATGTTCCTGGGTGCAAAATCAAAATTTTACCCGGCGCTGGTTAATACATTTCCACACTACCTTTCGCGCCGGTTTACGCCTGATAATATGGTGCCAAGAATAATTGAGGGTATTATACGTGAAGACATGTTCCCTGAGAGCGGCAACGATAAATCTTTACTGGCTAAAATGATTTACGAGGGCAAAATGATGTACCTGATGGATCAATTGTTGCCTGATGTGCCCGACACCACAAAAATTGGTTATACCAGGCAACAATTGGAGTGGTGCCAGGCTTTTGAAAGCAATGTATGGGGTTACTTTTTGGAAGAAAATCTGTTATACGAAACTGATTACATTAAACTGCAGAAATACCTTAACGAAGCTCCCTTCACCCCTGGCCTTGGTGAAAAAAACGAGTCGGCACCTAAGCTGGCTGTTTGGACCGGCTGGCGCATTGTCCGTCAATACATGATTAAACACCCCGATACCACCTTACAGCAGCTATTAGCAATGACCGATGCACAGAAGGTATTGAATGATGCAGGGTACCATCCCAAGTAA
- a CDS encoding NAD+ synthase has protein sequence MKIALAQLNYHIGNFDSNTAKIIEAINTARQNGADLVVFAELCLSGYPARDFLEFKEFIGLCEQSAQQIAAACEGIACIIGTPTPNKYKSKGGKDLHNSAYFIADGKVQQVVNKALLPNYDVFDEYRYFEPETEFQCVEYKGRRIALTICEDLWNTIENPLYITRPMDKLIEQKPDVMINIAASPFAYNHDEERIAILGNNAKRYKLPLFYVNHIGAQTEIIFDGGSLVFGSDGNLVDELPYFEEKLAYYTLNDDATVTPAQPATLMPERQSDIEQIYQGLILGIRDYFYKSGFKQAILGLSGGIDSAVVCALAAEALGAENVMAVLLPSKYSTSHSITDAEDLIKNLGCKTETVEIKNITDAFETALHPQFDGLPFNIAEENLQARSRAVVLMAMCNKFGYILLNTSNKSEAAVGYGTLYGDMCGGISVLGDVYKTQVYQLAKFINRNSEIIPENSIVKPPSAELRPDQKDSDSLPDYDTLDTILVEYIEKRLSSAEIIQSGYDETTVRRVIKLVNTAEHKRYQTPPILRVSPKAFGMGRRMPIVGKYLS, from the coding sequence ATGAAAATTGCACTCGCACAACTAAATTACCACATTGGTAATTTTGACTCCAATACCGCTAAAATTATTGAGGCTATCAATACGGCACGTCAAAACGGAGCCGATCTGGTGGTATTTGCTGAGCTATGCCTAAGTGGTTATCCGGCCCGCGACTTCCTGGAATTTAAAGAATTTATTGGCCTGTGCGAACAATCGGCCCAGCAAATTGCTGCGGCATGTGAAGGCATTGCTTGCATAATTGGTACCCCAACACCTAATAAGTATAAAAGCAAGGGCGGCAAGGACTTGCATAACTCAGCGTATTTTATTGCCGATGGTAAGGTGCAACAGGTAGTTAACAAAGCGTTATTGCCAAATTACGACGTATTTGATGAATATCGCTACTTTGAACCTGAAACAGAGTTTCAGTGTGTAGAATATAAAGGCCGCCGCATAGCGCTTACTATATGTGAGGACTTGTGGAATACTATAGAAAACCCGCTGTACATTACACGGCCAATGGATAAACTGATAGAGCAAAAGCCCGATGTAATGATAAATATTGCAGCTTCGCCGTTTGCTTATAACCATGATGAAGAGCGCATTGCCATTTTAGGGAATAATGCAAAGCGTTATAAACTACCGTTATTTTACGTAAACCATATTGGAGCCCAAACCGAAATTATTTTTGACGGTGGCTCACTGGTTTTTGGTAGTGATGGTAACTTGGTGGACGAGCTACCTTACTTTGAAGAAAAGCTGGCCTACTATACCTTAAACGACGATGCTACCGTTACGCCTGCCCAGCCGGCAACTTTAATGCCCGAACGACAAAGCGACATCGAGCAGATCTATCAGGGTTTAATACTCGGCATTCGTGATTACTTTTATAAATCAGGTTTTAAGCAAGCTATATTGGGACTTTCGGGCGGTATAGACTCTGCAGTGGTTTGTGCTTTGGCCGCAGAGGCTTTAGGTGCTGAGAACGTGATGGCCGTGCTGCTGCCATCTAAATACTCAACCAGCCACTCCATAACCGACGCCGAAGATCTGATTAAGAATCTGGGTTGCAAAACGGAGACGGTAGAAATTAAGAATATTACCGATGCCTTTGAAACCGCCCTGCACCCACAGTTTGACGGCCTGCCATTTAACATTGCCGAAGAAAATTTACAAGCCCGCAGCCGTGCGGTGGTATTGATGGCAATGTGTAATAAATTTGGTTACATCTTATTAAACACCTCTAACAAAAGCGAGGCAGCAGTAGGTTACGGCACCCTTTACGGTGATATGTGCGGCGGCATTTCCGTTTTGGGCGATGTATACAAAACGCAGGTTTACCAACTGGCTAAATTCATCAACCGTAACAGCGAAATTATCCCCGAAAACTCCATCGTTAAGCCACCATCAGCAGAGTTGCGCCCCGATCAGAAAGATAGTGACTCGCTGCCCGATTATGATACGCTGGATACCATCCTTGTGGAATATATCGAAAAGCGCCTGTCATCAGCCGAGATCATTCAGTCGGGTTACGATGAGACAACGGTACGCCGGGTAATTAAATTAGTAAACACGGCCGAACATAAGCGATATCAAACACCGCCCATTTTGCGGGTATCGCCCAAAGCTTTTGGTATGGGCCGCAGAATGCCTATTGTAGGCAAGTATTTATCTTAG
- a CDS encoding S8 family serine peptidase has translation MHINYYFKSISGALLLVLFSAGVMAQKPLVTAAKKAELDQLATQLESTYTTSLQKALSAAPQFNWPTRKVSKSGTVFSLQRLNRLGFPIYYKTYNNVIAASTTRTNTVQPGGATGLNLSGASTLLNGKLAIWDGGSVYTGHQEFAGKTITLRNAAAAIDLHATHVAGTMIAKGLYAPAKGMAFNASTLQSYDFNNDVAEITTAAATGLLLSNHSYGTLAGWNYDEDEARWEWYGLPGDTEDYKFGFYDSESRSLDQVAVNAPYYLIVSASGNSRGYPGPADGANYWGYTSRTNPTLINKGPRPAGISSNTGYDVIPGFSNAKNVLTVGAVNQLPYGPTTRQEVVAAYFSAIGPTDDGRIKPDICGDGDAVLSTSSSSPTAYTTLSGTSMATPNVTGSLYLLQELYSQRNSNAFMRSATLKALVCHTAFDAGNIGPDYIFGWGVLDMQKAAQAITDRGTKSQINENTLTQGQTFTGAFTASGNGPFSVTIAWTDQQGTVSADGTINDRTPKLVNDLDVKVTDGTTTYNAWLLDPLNPSAAATRGNNIRDNIEQVYIENAVPGKRYTITVTHKGTLTTGSQPYSMVITGIGGAEYCTSAPASNADSRINNFTLSNINNTPAAGCTGYSNFTGLTAQLEKGRSYPVSITLGTCGANFDKRAKVFVDWNGDGTFNPVTELAVTTSNNINGTGTFTGQITVPPDVIPGNYSLMRVVLNETSDPNTITPCGTYSKGETQDYRVQFMQAARDAGALSVSNSAIGGGCAGNSRISVRLKNFGTSEINNIPVRVTITPANGGQVTTLIETYTGTLPQAAEDDFILNSTYTTVAGASYTVTAEVLLNNDPILANNTVTASVVIGSTPVPTNLSAVYCDDTQQYLLSGTGDGAVLWYATPTGGVPVAAGQTTFTKTAPANKTFYAALNDYSASVGPATKYAFSGGSYNQFGQIVTVTTKIPVIIQSARLYVGNSGRVTITASNANGEEVGRTVLNVTATRTTPAAGAQADDLADQGQVYNLNLLLPDPGSYRLSITYANNATLYRSNGGVSGYPFGNDIFAITRNNATLATNPSDTTAYRSFYYYFFDMKVASAGCASVARVPVVAASPVITQNGTTLVSNFTANNQWYLNGVLVPGATGQTYVPAQSGNYQLKNVLVTGCTAISPVYTYIKSDAATNTPTAIRLSAYPVPATTELNVSFIADAASDMTLSLVNTLGKTVYSNKASIQAGSYSTTFSVSNQPAGTYILRVLLGQKAYSAKVIIIK, from the coding sequence ATGCATATAAACTACTACTTTAAAAGTATTTCGGGAGCGTTATTGCTGGTGCTTTTTAGTGCCGGCGTTATGGCGCAAAAGCCCTTGGTTACTGCAGCCAAGAAGGCAGAGTTGGACCAACTGGCCACCCAGCTCGAAAGCACGTACACCACCAGCCTACAAAAAGCTTTAAGCGCAGCACCGCAATTTAACTGGCCTACCCGTAAAGTATCCAAAAGCGGCACGGTGTTTTCCTTGCAAAGATTAAATCGCTTAGGCTTTCCTATTTATTATAAGACTTATAATAACGTTATAGCTGCATCCACCACACGTACTAATACAGTACAACCGGGCGGCGCTACAGGGCTCAATCTTTCAGGTGCAAGCACACTGCTTAATGGTAAGTTAGCCATATGGGATGGTGGTTCGGTATATACCGGTCACCAGGAATTCGCCGGTAAGACGATTACCTTGCGCAATGCAGCAGCCGCTATAGATTTGCATGCTACACACGTTGCCGGTACCATGATAGCCAAAGGACTTTATGCACCTGCCAAAGGCATGGCCTTTAATGCCTCAACACTGCAATCGTACGATTTTAATAATGACGTAGCTGAGATAACAACAGCAGCGGCTACCGGTCTGTTACTGTCTAACCACTCGTATGGTACTTTAGCGGGATGGAATTACGATGAGGATGAAGCGCGCTGGGAGTGGTACGGTTTACCCGGCGATACTGAGGATTACAAATTCGGTTTTTATGACAGCGAATCGCGCAGCCTTGACCAGGTGGCCGTAAACGCGCCCTATTATTTAATTGTAAGCGCATCTGGCAACAGCAGAGGGTACCCCGGTCCGGCAGATGGTGCTAATTATTGGGGCTATACCAGCCGCACCAACCCAACGCTGATAAACAAAGGCCCGCGTCCGGCCGGCATTAGCAGTAATACTGGGTATGATGTAATACCCGGTTTTAGCAATGCTAAAAATGTTTTAACCGTTGGTGCCGTTAACCAGTTACCTTACGGTCCAACTACCCGGCAAGAGGTTGTGGCAGCGTACTTTAGTGCTATTGGGCCAACTGATGATGGCCGTATTAAACCTGATATTTGTGGTGATGGTGATGCGGTTTTATCAACTAGTAGCAGCAGCCCAACTGCTTATACTACACTGTCGGGCACATCCATGGCTACACCAAATGTTACAGGTTCATTATATCTATTGCAAGAGTTGTACAGCCAGCGCAATAGCAATGCTTTTATGCGCTCGGCTACTTTGAAGGCACTGGTTTGCCATACCGCTTTCGATGCCGGTAATATTGGGCCCGATTATATTTTTGGCTGGGGTGTACTGGATATGCAAAAGGCAGCACAAGCTATAACCGACCGCGGCACCAAAAGCCAAATCAATGAAAATACACTTACCCAGGGGCAAACTTTTACAGGTGCTTTTACTGCATCGGGCAATGGTCCATTTAGTGTAACCATTGCCTGGACAGACCAGCAAGGCACGGTTTCGGCCGATGGAACAATAAACGACCGCACACCAAAACTGGTGAACGATTTGGATGTAAAAGTAACCGATGGTACCACTACCTATAACGCCTGGCTTTTAGATCCGCTCAATCCGTCAGCCGCTGCCACACGCGGCAATAATATACGCGACAACATAGAGCAGGTATATATCGAAAACGCGGTTCCAGGTAAACGTTATACCATAACGGTTACCCATAAAGGCACCTTAACAACCGGCTCACAGCCTTACTCCATGGTTATTACCGGCATTGGCGGCGCGGAGTATTGCACATCAGCACCCGCTTCGAACGCCGACTCGCGTATTAATAATTTCACCCTGTCGAACATCAACAATACACCGGCCGCAGGCTGCACCGGCTATTCAAATTTTACCGGCCTCACTGCCCAACTCGAAAAAGGCCGTAGCTATCCTGTAAGCATAACTTTGGGTACCTGTGGAGCCAATTTTGACAAACGCGCTAAAGTATTTGTAGACTGGAACGGCGATGGTACTTTTAACCCTGTGACCGAACTGGCCGTTACTACAAGCAATAACATCAACGGAACAGGTACTTTTACCGGCCAGATAACCGTGCCACCCGATGTGATACCAGGCAACTACAGCCTCATGCGTGTAGTTTTAAATGAAACCAGCGATCCTAATACCATAACGCCTTGCGGAACTTACAGCAAAGGCGAAACGCAGGATTACCGGGTACAATTTATGCAAGCGGCGCGCGATGCCGGTGCACTATCGGTAAGTAACAGTGCTATAGGCGGTGGTTGTGCGGGAAATTCACGCATTAGTGTGCGGTTAAAAAACTTCGGTACGTCAGAAATTAATAACATTCCTGTCAGGGTAACCATCACGCCGGCCAACGGCGGGCAGGTTACCACCTTAATTGAAACGTACACCGGCACTTTACCGCAGGCTGCCGAAGATGATTTTATTTTGAACAGTACCTACACTACAGTAGCAGGTGCATCTTACACGGTAACGGCCGAAGTATTGTTGAACAATGATCCAATTTTAGCCAACAATACAGTTACAGCATCAGTAGTTATTGGCTCAACGCCTGTACCTACCAACCTATCTGCCGTTTATTGTGATGATACACAGCAATACCTCCTATCGGGTACAGGTGATGGCGCAGTATTATGGTACGCTACGCCTACCGGCGGTGTTCCGGTAGCAGCGGGGCAAACTACTTTTACCAAAACTGCACCTGCTAACAAAACTTTTTATGCAGCTTTAAATGACTATAGCGCAAGCGTAGGGCCGGCCACCAAATATGCCTTTAGTGGCGGCAGCTATAACCAGTTTGGCCAAATTGTAACCGTAACTACTAAAATACCCGTTATTATTCAAAGTGCGCGCTTATATGTTGGCAATTCGGGCCGGGTAACTATAACCGCAAGCAACGCAAATGGCGAAGAGGTGGGCCGCACGGTGCTTAACGTTACCGCTACCCGCACTACACCGGCCGCAGGCGCACAGGCCGATGACCTGGCCGACCAAGGCCAGGTTTACAACCTGAACTTGTTATTACCCGACCCAGGATCTTACCGTTTAAGCATAACCTACGCTAACAACGCTACCCTTTATCGTAGTAATGGTGGGGTAAGCGGGTATCCGTTTGGTAATGATATTTTTGCCATTACCCGCAATAATGCCACGCTGGCCACTAACCCATCAGACACAACAGCTTACCGGAGCTTTTACTATTACTTTTTTGATATGAAAGTAGCCAGTGCCGGCTGCGCCTCGGTAGCCAGGGTTCCGGTTGTAGCCGCCAGTCCGGTAATTACTCAAAACGGCACTACGCTGGTATCAAACTTTACGGCTAACAACCAGTGGTATTTAAACGGCGTGCTCGTACCCGGCGCTACCGGTCAAACCTATGTGCCCGCTCAGAGCGGCAATTACCAATTAAAAAATGTATTGGTAACCGGCTGTACAGCTATATCGCCTGTATATACTTATATAAAGAGCGATGCGGCAACCAATACACCAACCGCCATCAGACTGTCGGCTTACCCGGTGCCTGCCACTACGGAGCTTAATGTGAGCTTTATAGCCGATGCTGCCAGCGACATGACACTATCATTGGTAAACACACTAGGCAAAACGGTTTACAGTAATAAAGCCAGTATACAGGCCGGCAGTTACAGTACCACTTTCAGCGTATCAAACCAACCAGCCGGAACTTATATTCTACGCGTATTGCTTGGACAGAAAGCCTACAGTGCCAAGGTGATTATTATAAAGTAA
- a CDS encoding DUF4136 domain-containing protein — MKRILNIAVLLVVITAFSACSNYRYYTAGKDDISLSQYKSFAFAPLLKARKPDSVLVNKRDLGARLNYVNNNRYYNNPEAMQKIKDATVSNLQSKGLTLQEGRADLLVRFNTIVDRGTRTSYYSPYYGGWGWGPGWGGWGFRGRFSPYFYGGWGGGYAYPSQEHFKEGVLSIELIDARTHEPVWIGYGAGELSRDPQKVMTQLPKIVEDIFKRLPVRS, encoded by the coding sequence ATGAAAAGAATACTAAATATAGCAGTGTTGCTGGTTGTCATCACTGCCTTTTCGGCTTGTAGCAATTACAGGTACTACACCGCCGGAAAAGACGACATTAGTTTGAGTCAGTACAAATCATTTGCTTTTGCACCGCTCCTTAAAGCACGCAAGCCCGACAGCGTTTTAGTTAATAAACGCGATTTAGGCGCACGTTTAAATTACGTGAACAATAACCGGTATTACAACAACCCGGAGGCGATGCAAAAAATTAAGGATGCTACCGTAAGCAATTTGCAAAGCAAGGGTTTAACCCTGCAAGAGGGCCGTGCCGATTTATTGGTACGCTTTAATACCATTGTTGACCGCGGTACCCGTACCAGCTACTACTCGCCTTATTATGGCGGTTGGGGCTGGGGACCAGGTTGGGGCGGCTGGGGTTTCCGTGGCCGTTTTAGCCCGTACTTTTACGGCGGCTGGGGCGGTGGTTATGCCTATCCAAGCCAGGAACATTTTAAAGAAGGCGTACTGTCAATTGAGCTGATAGATGCCCGTACCCATGAGCCGGTATGGATTGGCTACGGCGCCGGCGAGCTAAGCCGCGACCCGCAAAAGGTGATGACGCAACTGCCAAAAATTGTAGAAGACATTTTTAAACGCTTACCTGTGCGTTCATAA
- a CDS encoding DUF4136 domain-containing protein, translating to MKKIIFLSITVMTISLITACSRYSYYSVGGTATTLSKYRTFAWLPPLKQTRNAALNNDIADQRIHETATTDLEERGLRLKGKNPDLLVRYMIMLDEKERIYDQPVYDYAGGGYYPRLGYYHGRRAYYYAYSAPYQVYLGNDVERVPYKQGTLIIDLIDRRTRKVIWRGYGVGEVDNPAQATNDIPKVVNGIIKKLPLTAVKQR from the coding sequence ATGAAAAAGATAATATTTCTGAGCATTACGGTAATGACAATAAGCCTCATTACAGCATGTTCACGTTATTCTTATTACTCTGTAGGTGGCACCGCCACCACACTAAGCAAGTACCGCACCTTTGCCTGGTTGCCGCCGCTTAAGCAAACGCGCAATGCAGCGCTTAACAATGATATTGCCGACCAGCGCATACATGAAACTGCCACAACAGATTTAGAGGAGCGGGGCTTGCGACTGAAAGGCAAAAACCCGGATTTACTGGTGCGCTATATGATTATGTTAGACGAGAAAGAGCGGATCTATGACCAGCCTGTTTATGATTACGCTGGCGGCGGTTATTACCCGCGGCTGGGTTATTACCATGGCCGCCGTGCTTACTATTATGCTTACAGCGCTCCATACCAGGTATACCTAGGCAATGACGTTGAGCGCGTACCCTATAAGCAAGGGACATTAATTATTGACCTTATTGACCGCAGAACCCGCAAAGTGATATGGCGGGGCTATGGTGTAGGCGAGGTAGATAACCCTGCACAAGCCACAAATGATATACCTAAAGTGGTAAACGGCATCATTAAAAAGTTGCCTTTAACGGCGGTTAAACAGCGTTGA
- the ggt gene encoding gamma-glutamyltransferase yields the protein MITIVTTTLNIRMQICKLLSFMITASLLTTTAQAQSEPDAYHKGMVVCAYPDAAQAGLSILKKGGNAVDAAVAVQFALAVTLPQAGNIGGGGFMVYRSGKGETNTLDFREKAPAAASANMYLDANGNVIPNKSLYTHQAAGVPGSVDGMVQAHKKYGKLKWAELVQPAIDLARKGFKVTEHLANDLNRNKADFNRLNAAGKNYFTKDTPWKAGDILVLEDLAKTLTQIRDNGRAGFYEGSVASYMVAEMKKGNGLITQADLDNYHSVWRKAVTGQYKQYKVITMPPPSSGGIALLQLLRSVEPFPLTRWGHNQDSTVQLITEAERRVYADRSKYLGDPDFYKVPADSLLRSGYIANRMKTFNWNAATPSSSVQPGSFAGYESDQTTHYSIVDAQGNAVSITTTLNGSFGNKIFVAGAGFLLNNEMDDFSAKPGVPNMFGLIGGKANSIQPGKRMLSSMTPTILEKDGKLFMVVGTPGGSTIITSVFQTILNVVEFGQDAQQAVTSKRFHHQWLPDEVYIEDESLNAGVISKLQQKGYKIINRGGIGRVDAIVVTPKGYVGGADPRGDDTKMGW from the coding sequence ATGATCACCATCGTTACCACAACTTTAAATATCCGCATGCAGATATGCAAACTGCTTTCCTTTATGATTACCGCAAGCTTGCTGACCACCACAGCTCAAGCGCAAAGCGAGCCCGATGCCTATCACAAAGGCATGGTGGTTTGTGCCTATCCTGATGCTGCACAAGCTGGTTTATCTATACTTAAAAAAGGAGGTAACGCCGTTGATGCTGCCGTGGCGGTGCAATTTGCATTGGCTGTAACGCTGCCACAGGCAGGCAATATTGGCGGCGGCGGCTTTATGGTATACCGGTCTGGCAAGGGCGAAACCAATACGCTCGATTTTAGAGAAAAAGCGCCGGCAGCAGCCAGTGCTAACATGTACCTTGATGCCAACGGAAACGTTATACCCAACAAAAGCCTGTATACCCACCAGGCTGCCGGTGTTCCCGGCTCTGTTGATGGCATGGTGCAGGCCCACAAAAAGTATGGCAAGTTAAAATGGGCGGAGCTGGTACAACCCGCAATAGATCTGGCCCGTAAAGGCTTTAAGGTAACAGAGCACCTGGCTAATGACCTTAACCGAAACAAGGCTGATTTTAATCGCCTGAATGCAGCTGGCAAAAATTACTTTACAAAAGATACACCCTGGAAAGCAGGCGATATACTGGTGCTGGAAGACCTGGCCAAAACACTAACCCAGATACGCGATAACGGTCGTGCCGGTTTTTACGAAGGCTCCGTTGCATCTTATATGGTTGCTGAAATGAAAAAGGGTAACGGCCTCATTACTCAGGCCGATTTGGATAACTACCATTCCGTATGGCGTAAAGCGGTAACCGGGCAGTACAAGCAGTACAAGGTTATCACTATGCCGCCACCCTCAAGCGGAGGAATTGCCTTATTGCAGTTATTACGAAGCGTTGAGCCTTTCCCCTTAACACGTTGGGGCCACAACCAAGACTCCACCGTTCAGCTGATAACCGAAGCGGAGCGCCGCGTATATGCCGACCGTTCCAAATACCTGGGCGACCCCGATTTTTATAAGGTACCGGCTGATAGCTTACTAAGGTCCGGTTACATTGCCAATCGCATGAAAACTTTTAATTGGAACGCAGCCACGCCAAGCAGCTCTGTACAGCCTGGTAGCTTTGCTGGCTATGAAAGCGACCAAACCACGCACTACTCTATTGTTGATGCACAGGGCAATGCCGTGTCTATAACCACTACGTTAAACGGCTCGTTTGGGAACAAGATATTTGTAGCAGGCGCCGGCTTTTTGCTGAACAACGAAATGGACGACTTTAGCGCCAAGCCAGGTGTACCTAATATGTTTGGTCTTATTGGTGGTAAAGCAAATAGCATTCAACCAGGTAAGCGCATGCTATCGTCCATGACGCCAACTATTTTAGAGAAGGATGGCAAACTGTTTATGGTGGTAGGTACCCCCGGAGGTTCAACAATTATTACTTCAGTATTTCAAACCATTCTGAATGTTGTTGAATTTGGGCAGGATGCTCAGCAGGCGGTAACCTCCAAACGTTTTCATCACCAGTGGTTGCCGGATGAAGTGTATATAGAGGATGAGTCTTTGAACGCCGGCGTAATAAGTAAGCTGCAGCAAAAAGGTTACAAGATCATCAATCGGGGCGGTATTGGCCGTGTAGATGCTATTGTGGTTACACCAAAAGGGTATGTTGGCGGTGCCGACCCGAGGGGGGATGATACTAAAATGGGTTGGTAA
- a CDS encoding DUF4348 domain-containing protein, translating to MVSCKNDRHNSSQAFQQVSGSDFRKNNGIRTESFDSFFQRFKTDSVLQLSSINFPLKNILRYEEGDTIKVINRRDWKFWKFETEKTYITTRQETGSNKAAAILEMEDTGVHVTYHFVKNNDEWKLDVIEDEST from the coding sequence ATGGTTTCTTGCAAAAATGATCGGCATAATTCTTCTCAAGCTTTCCAGCAAGTATCGGGTAGTGACTTTAGGAAGAATAATGGCATTAGGACAGAATCTTTTGATTCCTTTTTTCAGAGGTTTAAGACTGACTCTGTTCTGCAACTGTCGAGCATCAACTTTCCTTTGAAAAATATTTTGCGTTACGAAGAGGGCGATACAATTAAAGTAATCAATAGGAGGGACTGGAAGTTTTGGAAGTTTGAAACCGAAAAAACGTACATAACTACAAGACAAGAAACTGGCAGTAATAAAGCTGCGGCCATTTTAGAAATGGAGGATACCGGAGTGCATGTAACTTACCACTTCGTAAAAAATAACGATGAATGGAAACTGGATGTCATTGAAGATGAATCGACCTGA
- a CDS encoding MarR family transcriptional regulator produces MPSNVKHQHETIDYLLKIVWQNMANRYNQLVADFGITQSIGYVLINIDEKEGTTVSQVAALLGLKSTSLSRMLTQLEKMDLIYRQSNEGDKRSVKIYLTALGKEKRQMARTIVKQFNAYLNEHISEKEKLQLTKALKKINQLTLDYNPE; encoded by the coding sequence ATGCCTAGTAATGTGAAACATCAGCACGAAACCATTGATTACCTGTTAAAGATTGTATGGCAAAATATGGCCAACCGCTACAATCAGCTCGTGGCCGATTTTGGCATAACCCAATCCATTGGTTATGTGCTCATTAATATCGATGAAAAAGAAGGTACCACCGTATCGCAGGTGGCGGCGCTGCTAGGTTTAAAGTCAACCAGTTTATCGCGTATGCTTACCCAGCTCGAAAAAATGGATCTTATTTACCGGCAATCTAACGAGGGCGACAAGCGCTCCGTTAAAATATATTTAACAGCGTTGGGTAAAGAAAAGCGCCAGATGGCCCGCACCATTGTAAAACAGTTTAATGCTTATTTAAATGAGCATATCAGCGAAAAGGAGAAGCTGCAGCTTACTAAAGCGCTAAAAAAAATAAATCAGCTTACGTTAGATTATAACCCCGAATAA